A region of uncultured Draconibacterium sp. DNA encodes the following proteins:
- the metG gene encoding methionine--tRNA ligase — protein sequence MSKFKRTLITTALPYANGPIHIGHLAGVYVPADIYARYLRLKNEDVIMIGGSDEHGVPITLKAKNEGITPQDVVDRFHGIIKDSFEKFGISFDVYSRTSSPVHHETASEFFKKLYDEGKFIEKTSEQYYDEANNQFLADRYIIGTCPKCSFEKAYGDQCESCGTSLSPSELINPTSTISGNQPVLKETTHWYLPLDQYEPWLKEWILEGHKEWKTNVYGQCKSWIDSGLMPRAVTRDLDWGVPVPVEGVEGKVLYVWFDAPIGYISATKELTEDWETYWKDPETRMLHFIGKDNIVFHCIIFPSMLKAEGTFNLPENVPANEFLNLENDKISTSRNWAVWLHEYLEEFPGKEDVLKYVLTANAPETKDNDFTWKDFQNRNNNELVAVLGNFVNRALVLTQKYYDGEVPARGELSDHDKATLAEIAKIKGEVEKSIDSFRIRESLKNAMDLARLGNKYLADEEPWKVVKTDAERVKTVMNICLQITANLTICLEPFLPFSMEKLRGFLNFEKMDWVKLGETDLLPTGHKVNKPELLFEKIEDKVIEAQLQKLADTKKANEMAEATAAPAKENIEFDDFVKMDVRAGTVIECEKVAKTKKLLKLKVDTGIDQRTVVSGIAEYYKPEELIGKQVSILVNLAPKKLRGIESQGMILCAENADGTLSIVSPDKEVKNGSEIR from the coding sequence ATGAGTAAGTTCAAACGTACGCTAATAACAACAGCACTGCCTTATGCCAACGGCCCGATTCATATTGGTCACCTTGCCGGAGTTTATGTTCCTGCCGATATTTATGCACGTTACCTTCGCCTGAAAAACGAGGATGTGATTATGATTGGTGGTTCTGACGAACACGGTGTGCCAATTACACTGAAGGCCAAAAACGAAGGCATTACACCGCAGGATGTGGTTGACCGCTTTCACGGAATTATTAAGGATTCGTTTGAGAAATTTGGTATTTCGTTTGACGTTTACTCACGCACAAGTTCTCCGGTTCATCACGAAACCGCGTCTGAGTTTTTTAAGAAATTGTACGACGAAGGTAAGTTTATTGAAAAAACATCGGAGCAATATTACGACGAAGCCAACAATCAGTTTTTGGCCGACCGCTACATTATTGGTACTTGTCCAAAATGTAGTTTCGAAAAAGCTTACGGCGACCAGTGCGAAAGCTGCGGAACTTCGTTAAGCCCTTCAGAGTTGATAAATCCAACATCAACCATTAGCGGAAACCAGCCGGTTTTAAAGGAAACCACACACTGGTACCTGCCGCTCGACCAATACGAACCTTGGCTGAAAGAATGGATTCTGGAAGGACACAAAGAATGGAAAACCAACGTGTACGGTCAGTGTAAATCGTGGATCGACAGTGGCTTGATGCCACGCGCCGTAACCCGCGACCTCGACTGGGGTGTGCCTGTGCCGGTTGAAGGCGTTGAAGGCAAAGTGTTGTACGTTTGGTTTGATGCACCCATCGGATATATTTCGGCAACAAAAGAATTGACTGAAGACTGGGAAACCTACTGGAAAGATCCGGAAACACGCATGTTGCATTTCATCGGAAAAGACAATATTGTTTTCCACTGTATTATTTTCCCAAGTATGTTGAAGGCAGAAGGAACCTTTAATCTTCCTGAAAACGTGCCGGCCAACGAATTCCTGAACCTGGAGAACGATAAAATTTCAACTTCACGAAACTGGGCCGTTTGGTTGCACGAGTACCTGGAAGAATTTCCGGGGAAAGAAGATGTACTGAAATATGTACTGACTGCCAACGCACCGGAAACAAAAGACAACGATTTTACCTGGAAAGATTTCCAGAACCGCAATAACAACGAGTTGGTAGCCGTGCTCGGAAACTTTGTAAACCGCGCACTGGTGCTTACACAGAAATATTACGACGGCGAAGTTCCTGCCCGTGGCGAACTAAGCGATCACGACAAAGCAACACTGGCCGAGATTGCAAAAATCAAAGGCGAAGTTGAAAAGAGTATCGACAGTTTCCGTATTCGCGAGTCGTTGAAAAACGCCATGGATCTGGCGCGTTTGGGTAATAAATACCTGGCCGACGAAGAACCATGGAAAGTGGTAAAAACAGATGCCGAGCGTGTAAAAACAGTTATGAATATCTGTTTGCAGATTACCGCCAACCTTACCATTTGTCTGGAACCGTTCCTTCCGTTTAGCATGGAAAAATTGCGTGGCTTCCTGAACTTTGAAAAAATGGATTGGGTAAAACTGGGCGAGACTGATTTGTTACCAACCGGCCACAAAGTGAATAAGCCGGAATTACTATTCGAAAAGATTGAAGACAAAGTAATTGAAGCGCAGTTGCAAAAACTGGCCGACACCAAAAAAGCCAACGAAATGGCTGAAGCCACTGCAGCACCTGCAAAAGAAAACATTGAGTTCGATGATTTTGTAAAAATGGATGTTCGTGCCGGAACCGTGATCGAATGCGAAAAGGTGGCAAAAACCAAAAAGCTGCTGAAATTGAAAGTTGATACCGGAATCGACCAGCGAACTGTTGTTTCGGGAATCGCCGAATACTATAAGCCGGAAGAATTGATCGGAAAACAGGTTTCGATTTTGGTAAACCTTGCACCTAAAAAACTTCGTGGTATCGAATCGCAGGGAATGATCCTTTGTGCCGAAAATGCTGATGGAACACTGTCAATCGTTTCGCCGGATAAGGAGGTTAAAAACGGTTCTGAAATACGATAG
- a CDS encoding fasciclin domain-containing protein — protein MKTVKQIFSIALVAVMTFGLTLNSEAKATDDTSSSTVVEIAVSNPDFSILVEAVTKADLAGALSADGPFTVFAPTNDAFKTLFADLGVKGVEDLTAEQLTPILTYHVVSGNVMSSDLSNTSVETLNGKKIKVDLSDGVKINDSNVIAADIKGKNGVIHVIDKVLIPE, from the coding sequence ATGAAAACAGTAAAACAAATTTTTTCGATCGCCCTTGTGGCAGTAATGACCTTCGGTCTGACTTTAAATTCAGAAGCAAAGGCCACAGACGATACTTCGTCGTCAACAGTAGTAGAAATTGCCGTTTCAAATCCTGATTTTTCAATTCTGGTAGAAGCGGTAACAAAAGCCGATCTGGCAGGAGCTTTAAGTGCTGACGGTCCGTTTACCGTATTTGCACCAACCAACGACGCGTTCAAAACATTGTTTGCTGATTTGGGAGTGAAAGGTGTTGAGGATTTGACAGCCGAACAACTGACACCGATTTTAACTTACCATGTTGTTTCGGGTAATGTAATGTCGAGCGACTTGTCGAATACTTCAGTTGAGACATTGAATGGAAAGAAAATTAAAGTCGACCTGTCGGACGGAGTAAAAATAAATGATAGCAATGTAATTGCAGCCGACATTAAAGGGAAAAACGGAGTAATACATGTAATTGATAAAGTGCTTATTCCTGAGTAA
- a CDS encoding fasciclin domain-containing protein: MKRVNELLTRGWTALLGEFHLIQLKTLNNNQMKTNEFFKKTKIRFNLLPVLLLAMVIGFTSCNDDDDPMPEPEMEQTIVDVAAEAGSFNVLIQAAQKAGLADFLSTQQNITVFAPTDDAFAALLTDLGASSLDDLDAATLAAVLKYHVVGDLAYSNNLSSGAVATLNTDSPDETPLSLLVNVGGGVMVNDANVTTADVMASNGVIHVIDKVLLPPTVVDLATYSENFSSLVSAVVKADLAGALSGDGPFTVFAPTNDAFAALFAALEISGLDAVSVDDLTSILTYHVVGDNVMSNELSAGSVAAISGEEFEVTIDGDVMLNGTIKVVATDIQGTNGVIHVIDAVLVPETQMSNTIADIAVANSEFSILVEALMKADLVGAVADSEAELTVFAPTNDAFTALLSALGASSLDDIPVGTLTDILLYHVIGSKAMSTDLATGYFPTLSTFSDNNVSMYIEVGEGVTINGSTMVTTADIEADNGVIHVVDKVILPPSVVDIAIANENFSTLVSAVVKAGLVDALSAEGPFTVFAPTNAAFDALFADLGVSGIDDLTAEQLTPILMYHVVSGNVLSTDLMDGEVPTLKEGSNITVDLSSGVKINESNVVAADVQGANGVVHVIDKVLLP, from the coding sequence ATGAAACGAGTAAATGAATTATTAACCAGGGGATGGACGGCTTTATTAGGCGAGTTCCATCTGATACAATTGAAAACTTTAAATAATAATCAGATGAAAACGAATGAATTTTTTAAGAAGACAAAAATCCGGTTTAATCTATTACCGGTACTATTATTAGCAATGGTTATTGGTTTCACGTCGTGTAATGATGACGATGATCCGATGCCTGAACCTGAAATGGAACAAACTATTGTAGACGTAGCTGCTGAGGCAGGTTCGTTTAATGTATTGATTCAGGCTGCTCAGAAAGCAGGTTTGGCCGACTTTTTAAGTACCCAGCAAAACATTACTGTTTTTGCGCCAACCGATGACGCATTTGCAGCTTTGTTAACAGATTTGGGAGCGAGTAGCCTCGACGATTTAGATGCCGCTACTTTAGCAGCAGTTCTAAAATATCATGTTGTGGGCGATTTGGCCTATTCGAACAATCTTTCTTCGGGTGCAGTAGCAACATTAAATACTGATTCACCTGATGAAACACCACTTTCGCTGTTGGTTAATGTTGGTGGAGGCGTTATGGTAAACGATGCTAATGTAACCACTGCCGATGTTATGGCATCAAATGGTGTAATTCACGTTATCGATAAAGTATTGTTGCCACCAACTGTGGTTGATCTGGCAACTTATTCCGAAAATTTCTCATCGCTGGTTAGCGCTGTTGTAAAAGCTGATTTGGCTGGAGCCTTAAGTGGTGATGGCCCATTTACAGTATTTGCGCCAACAAACGATGCTTTTGCCGCACTTTTTGCTGCGCTTGAAATTTCAGGTTTGGATGCTGTTTCAGTGGATGACCTTACTTCGATTCTTACTTACCACGTGGTGGGTGATAACGTGATGTCAAACGAGCTTTCGGCAGGAAGTGTTGCTGCAATTTCGGGAGAAGAATTTGAAGTGACTATTGATGGTGATGTAATGCTTAACGGAACAATTAAAGTAGTTGCTACCGATATACAGGGAACAAACGGAGTTATTCATGTAATTGACGCTGTTTTGGTTCCTGAAACGCAAATGTCGAATACCATAGCAGATATTGCTGTGGCTAATTCGGAGTTTTCGATTCTGGTTGAGGCGCTTATGAAAGCAGACTTAGTTGGTGCTGTTGCGGATAGTGAGGCAGAATTGACTGTTTTTGCGCCAACCAACGACGCTTTCACTGCGCTTCTTTCTGCTTTAGGAGCAAGCTCGCTGGATGACATTCCGGTAGGAACGCTAACTGATATTTTATTGTACCATGTAATTGGAAGTAAGGCCATGTCAACCGATTTAGCTACAGGATATTTTCCAACGCTGTCAACTTTTAGCGACAACAATGTGTCGATGTACATTGAAGTTGGCGAAGGTGTAACCATCAACGGTAGTACCATGGTAACCACTGCTGATATTGAAGCTGATAATGGTGTGATTCATGTAGTTGATAAAGTTATTCTTCCACCATCGGTAGTTGATATTGCCATTGCAAACGAAAACTTCAGTACCCTTGTAAGTGCAGTGGTTAAAGCAGGTTTGGTTGATGCCCTGAGCGCCGAAGGACCGTTTACCGTATTTGCTCCAACAAATGCAGCTTTCGATGCATTGTTTGCTGATCTTGGAGTTTCTGGAATTGATGATCTGACTGCTGAGCAGTTGACTCCAATTCTTATGTATCATGTAGTTTCAGGAAATGTACTGTCGACCGATCTGATGGATGGAGAAGTTCCAACCTTGAAAGAGGGAAGTAACATTACCGTAGATCTTTCATCAGGTGTAAAAATTAACGAAAGCAACGTGGTAGCAGCCGATGTGCAGGGAGCCAACGGTGTGGTACATGTAATTGATAAAGTATTGCTTCCATAA
- a CDS encoding cytochrome c3 family protein: protein MKLKKIQKSPLPLLVLGLFIFGYGCSSQLSEADNHDQEITNPTELSPVKKASVPEIAVEPPPLTDGIFPCNDCHSEIEPNPERRELVDMHDDITAIFNHDSDNRWCLDCHDLNNRDSLRLASGKLLDFKESYKLCGQCHGLKLRDWKVGVHGKRTGEWNGKKEYLLCVHCHNPHAPKFELLTPEPPPVMQENISYMNLKQNDDETE from the coding sequence ATGAAGCTCAAAAAAATTCAGAAAAGTCCATTACCCCTCCTGGTACTCGGACTGTTTATTTTCGGTTATGGTTGTTCAAGCCAACTGTCTGAGGCTGACAATCACGATCAGGAAATAACTAATCCGACTGAACTTAGCCCGGTAAAAAAAGCCAGCGTCCCGGAAATTGCCGTTGAACCGCCTCCATTAACCGATGGTATTTTCCCTTGCAACGATTGCCACTCGGAGATAGAGCCGAATCCGGAAAGAAGAGAACTGGTTGATATGCACGACGACATTACCGCAATTTTTAACCACGATAGCGATAACCGGTGGTGCTTGGATTGCCACGATCTTAATAATCGCGATTCGCTTCGGTTGGCCAGCGGAAAATTATTGGATTTTAAAGAATCGTACAAATTGTGCGGACAGTGCCACGGATTAAAACTACGTGACTGGAAAGTGGGAGTACACGGTAAAAGAACAGGCGAATGGAACGGGAAAAAGGAATATTTGCTTTGTGTACATTGTCATAATCCGCATGCGCCAAAGTTTGAGCTACTAACACCGGAGCCCCCGCCGGTAATGCAGGAAAACATCAGCTATATGAACCTTAAACAGAACGACGATGAAACAGAATAA
- a CDS encoding 4Fe-4S dicluster domain-containing protein yields MKQNKSRRSFLKNLSLASVAALTATGCSMKELEEFFQRNFRTLSDKEKEDIIKNLELKYKERYNKEFKVSAEPAMEQVEFAYALDLSRCVGCRICVYACVGENNQSRSPQIHWIQVLQMEKEKGIDFAHSDVHYNPEKVPEKGHFYLPVACQQCRTPQCTTVCPVKATWQEPDGIVVIDYNWCIGCRYCMAACPYGARHFNWGEPEIPEEELNTDMHYLGNRPRMKGVVEKCTFCIQRVRKGKYPSCVEICPVGARKFGNLLDPESEIRYILENKRVLVLKEELNTQPRFYYFFGV; encoded by the coding sequence ATGAAACAGAATAAATCACGAAGATCCTTCCTTAAAAACCTATCTCTGGCTTCGGTGGCTGCGCTGACTGCTACCGGATGTAGCATGAAAGAACTGGAGGAGTTTTTTCAGCGCAACTTCAGAACTTTGTCGGATAAAGAGAAGGAAGACATCATCAAAAATCTGGAGCTAAAGTACAAGGAGAGATACAATAAAGAGTTTAAGGTTTCGGCGGAACCGGCCATGGAACAGGTTGAATTTGCCTATGCGCTTGATTTATCGCGGTGTGTTGGCTGTCGTATATGTGTTTATGCCTGCGTGGGCGAAAACAATCAATCACGGTCGCCACAAATTCACTGGATCCAGGTGCTGCAAATGGAAAAGGAAAAAGGAATTGACTTTGCCCATTCGGATGTGCATTACAACCCGGAGAAAGTTCCTGAGAAAGGGCACTTTTATTTACCTGTTGCCTGCCAGCAATGCCGAACTCCTCAATGTACAACCGTTTGCCCGGTAAAAGCAACGTGGCAGGAGCCCGATGGAATTGTAGTAATCGATTATAACTGGTGTATCGGATGCCGCTATTGTATGGCAGCTTGTCCTTACGGAGCGCGTCACTTTAACTGGGGCGAACCTGAAATTCCTGAAGAAGAACTCAATACCGACATGCACTATTTGGGAAACCGCCCACGGATGAAAGGTGTAGTTGAAAAATGTACTTTTTGTATTCAGCGTGTACGCAAAGGAAAATATCCATCGTGCGTTGAGATTTGCCCGGTTGGCGCCCGCAAATTCGGGAATCTGCTCGATCCGGAAAGTGAGATCAGATATATACTCGAAAACAAACGGGTACTGGTGCTTAAGGAAGAGTTGAACACACAGCCGAGGTTTTATTATTTCTTCGGTGTTTAA
- the nrfD gene encoding NrfD/PsrC family molybdoenzyme membrane anchor subunit: MNFIRFINGSIKLILRGSNAYYAWLFFLIALALWGAFGYAGQLKDGLITTNMRDSVSWAFYIGNFTFLVGIAAAAIMLVIPAYIYNWKPIKEIVIFGELLAVCAVIMCIAFIVVDIGNPLRFWHMLPLVGTMNFPYSMLSWDFFFLLAYLIINLTVVTHLLYCIFYKKPYNKKMVQIIVLISIPMAVGIHTVTAFLYNALPARPFWNSALLAPRFLASAFCSGPAILIILFQILRKITKFEIQDKAIWTIAELMVYSMFIYLFFTIAELFKEFYSGTEHLLYWKYLLFGIGDSKEIVPYSWSSITMGFIAFVLFLIPKTRKNFVTLNIGAVLIYASVYVEKGIALIIPGFTPDVLGQIYVYTPSMTEIRTAAMIFSLGFLLFTFLVKVAIAIVFENYNISDISKKEKHLMREMPTT, translated from the coding sequence ATGAATTTTATTCGCTTTATTAACGGAAGTATCAAATTAATACTGAGAGGTTCCAATGCTTATTACGCCTGGTTGTTTTTTCTGATTGCACTGGCACTTTGGGGAGCATTTGGTTATGCCGGTCAACTGAAAGACGGACTGATCACAACAAACATGCGCGATTCCGTTTCGTGGGCATTTTATATCGGCAACTTCACGTTTTTGGTGGGAATTGCTGCTGCTGCCATTATGCTTGTAATTCCGGCTTACATATACAACTGGAAACCCATAAAAGAAATCGTAATTTTTGGGGAACTACTGGCGGTTTGCGCAGTAATTATGTGCATTGCTTTTATTGTGGTCGACATAGGAAATCCACTGCGTTTCTGGCACATGCTACCGTTGGTGGGTACTATGAACTTCCCCTATTCCATGTTATCTTGGGACTTTTTCTTCCTGTTGGCCTACCTTATTATTAACCTCACCGTTGTAACCCATTTATTGTATTGCATTTTTTACAAAAAACCCTACAATAAAAAAATGGTGCAAATTATTGTACTGATAAGTATACCAATGGCCGTTGGAATTCATACCGTAACTGCATTTTTATACAATGCCCTACCCGCTCGTCCGTTTTGGAACAGCGCTTTACTGGCTCCACGATTTTTAGCATCTGCATTCTGTTCAGGCCCGGCCATACTTATCATCCTATTTCAGATACTTCGTAAAATCACCAAATTCGAAATACAGGACAAAGCCATCTGGACCATTGCCGAATTAATGGTTTATTCCATGTTTATCTACTTGTTTTTCACTATTGCCGAGTTGTTTAAAGAATTTTATTCGGGAACCGAACACCTGTTGTATTGGAAATACCTGCTTTTTGGAATTGGCGACTCGAAAGAAATTGTGCCATACAGTTGGTCTTCCATAACGATGGGATTTATTGCCTTTGTTCTCTTTCTGATTCCGAAAACCCGTAAAAACTTTGTGACATTAAACATTGGAGCTGTGCTGATTTACGCCAGTGTTTACGTTGAAAAAGGAATTGCCCTGATTATCCCCGGATTTACTCCGGATGTATTGGGACAAATTTACGTTTACACACCTTCGATGACAGAAATCCGCACCGCAGCAATGATTTTCTCGCTCGGATTTTTACTTTTCACCTTCCTGGTAAAAGTTGCCATTGCCATTGTTTTTGAGAATTACAACATATCCGATATCAGTAAAAAAGAAAAACACTTAATGCGCGAAATGCCAACAACCTGA
- a CDS encoding methylmalonyl-CoA mutase family protein yields MADKEQKLFTDFAPITTEEWEAKINADLKGKDYERSLVWKTYEGFKVRPYYRQENLAGKEYLESLPGEFPYVRGNNKTNNDWFIRQNIFVTDFEEANKKALEVLGKGITSLGFLFSECGSVTKESLGVLLKDICLEAAEINLVCPCDNCNCAEAFSAYVSEGNWDNDKVIASASIDPIGTFTLKGKLEEDAVKNLVQAVEAAKAVKNFRVIGVHGKFFANSGSSITQELAFALAQGAEYLTQLTEAGVSVDDAAKAIKFNMGISNNYFMEIAKLRAGRLLWSKIVEAYGPECKCSAKMIVHSETNRFNKTVYDPYVNMLRTQTEAMSATLGGAHSVTVLPFNAIYEETTPFSERIARNQQILLKEESHFDKIADPSAGSYYIETLTESLADQAWELFLAVQEKGGFIAAFKEGFVQAEVKAMAADRNKKIAQRRENLLGTNQFPNFTENMKADFDGSLFEAVDLTEEGAEVETLKPYRGAQPFETLRYTTDMYARENKRPLAFMLTIGNLTFRKARAQFACNFFAVAGFDVQDNNGFATVEEGVAAAKAAGADIVVVCSSDDEYAEIVPAVAEQLGEEILVVAGAPACADELKAKGITNFIHVKSNILEELEGYQEKLGI; encoded by the coding sequence ATGGCAGATAAAGAGCAAAAACTGTTCACCGATTTTGCACCCATCACAACAGAAGAGTGGGAAGCAAAAATTAATGCCGATTTAAAAGGCAAAGACTACGAGCGCTCTCTCGTTTGGAAAACTTACGAGGGATTCAAAGTACGCCCGTATTACCGTCAGGAAAACCTTGCAGGAAAAGAATACCTGGAAAGCTTACCGGGAGAATTTCCATATGTGCGGGGAAACAATAAAACCAACAACGATTGGTTCATTCGTCAAAACATCTTTGTTACCGATTTTGAAGAAGCGAACAAAAAAGCTTTAGAAGTGCTTGGAAAAGGTATTACCTCATTGGGTTTCCTTTTTAGCGAATGTGGTTCGGTTACCAAGGAAAGCCTGGGCGTGTTGTTAAAAGACATTTGTCTGGAAGCAGCCGAAATTAACCTGGTTTGCCCTTGCGACAACTGCAACTGCGCCGAAGCTTTTTCAGCTTACGTTTCGGAAGGCAACTGGGACAACGATAAAGTGATTGCTTCAGCATCCATCGATCCCATTGGTACTTTCACTTTAAAAGGTAAACTGGAAGAAGATGCAGTAAAAAATCTGGTTCAGGCTGTTGAGGCTGCAAAAGCCGTTAAGAATTTCCGCGTAATTGGCGTTCACGGAAAATTCTTCGCAAACAGTGGATCATCAATTACTCAGGAGTTGGCGTTTGCGCTGGCACAAGGTGCTGAGTACTTAACACAATTAACCGAAGCCGGTGTTAGTGTTGACGATGCAGCCAAAGCAATTAAATTCAACATGGGTATCAGCAACAACTATTTTATGGAAATAGCCAAGTTGCGTGCCGGCCGACTTTTATGGTCGAAGATTGTTGAAGCTTACGGACCGGAGTGCAAGTGTTCAGCAAAAATGATCGTTCACAGCGAAACCAACCGCTTTAACAAAACGGTTTACGATCCGTATGTAAACATGCTGCGTACACAAACCGAAGCAATGTCGGCCACGTTGGGCGGCGCACACTCGGTAACCGTACTTCCTTTTAACGCTATTTACGAAGAAACAACTCCGTTCTCGGAGCGTATTGCACGTAACCAGCAGATCCTGTTAAAAGAAGAATCGCACTTCGATAAGATTGCCGATCCTTCAGCAGGTTCGTACTACATTGAAACACTTACTGAATCCTTAGCTGATCAGGCCTGGGAACTTTTCCTTGCTGTTCAGGAAAAAGGTGGTTTCATTGCTGCTTTTAAAGAAGGATTTGTTCAGGCTGAGGTTAAAGCAATGGCTGCTGACCGTAACAAAAAGATCGCTCAGCGTCGTGAAAACCTGTTAGGAACCAACCAGTTCCCTAACTTCACTGAAAACATGAAAGCTGATTTCGATGGTTCATTATTCGAAGCAGTTGACCTGACTGAAGAAGGTGCTGAAGTGGAAACACTAAAACCTTACCGTGGTGCTCAACCATTTGAGACATTGCGTTACACCACTGATATGTACGCTCGCGAGAACAAACGCCCGCTGGCATTTATGCTTACCATTGGTAATCTTACTTTCCGTAAGGCACGCGCACAGTTCGCCTGCAACTTTTTTGCAGTTGCCGGATTCGATGTACAGGATAATAACGGATTTGCAACAGTTGAAGAAGGTGTTGCCGCAGCCAAAGCAGCAGGCGCCGACATTGTTGTGGTTTGTAGTTCGGATGATGAGTATGCTGAAATTGTTCCTGCAGTAGCTGAGCAATTGGGTGAAGAAATTTTGGTGGTTGCCGGAGCTCCTGCATGTGCAGACGAGTTAAAAGCAAAAGGTATCACAAACTTCATTCACGTAAAAAGCAACATTTTGGAAGAGTTAGAAGGTTACCAAGAAAAACTGGGGATATAA
- a CDS encoding GxxExxY protein, translating to MISKTEIEKIGKQIVDAAFEVHSELGPGLLESVYEICLVEELKERGLTVERQVKLPVVYKDKILQKEFIIDILVEKCVIIELKAVEMLLPVHEVQTLTYMKLADMKLGYLINFNVPLIKQGIKRKINGYF from the coding sequence ATGATTTCGAAAACTGAAATAGAAAAGATTGGGAAACAGATTGTGGATGCTGCCTTTGAAGTGCATTCAGAATTAGGACCTGGTTTGCTCGAATCGGTTTATGAAATTTGTTTAGTTGAAGAGTTGAAAGAACGTGGTCTTACTGTTGAGAGGCAGGTTAAATTGCCGGTTGTCTATAAAGACAAGATTCTTCAGAAAGAATTTATCATTGACATATTAGTTGAAAAGTGCGTTATAATTGAGTTGAAAGCTGTTGAAATGTTACTGCCGGTTCACGAGGTACAAACTCTAACCTACATGAAGTTGGCGGACATGAAACTGGGTTATCTAATCAATTTTAATGTACCATTAATCAAACAAGGTATTAAACGAAAAATTAACGGATACTTTTAA